In the Malassezia vespertilionis chromosome 3, complete sequence genome, one interval contains:
- the ded1 gene encoding RNA helicase (EggNog:ENOG503NUJV; COG:A), which yields MSVQDGGAPKAPSKKAVRYVPPHMRNQPAGATPPGDGRGGRGSSASLPSAFSSGRRFGGAAAEPSAGGGGGRWASMGGGFESGRGRRNDGSGAWKDGKHVTGPRNERHERDLFGILDDGTTQGTGINFDKYSDIPVEATGRDVPDPITEFTHPPVDEHLISNITLARYSTPTPVQKYSIPIVGAGRDLMGCAQTGSGKTGGFLFPILSALFTHGPPPLEVPQQPTYGRAKAYPSVLILAPTRELVSQIHEEARKFCYRSWVQPAVVYGGADIGSQLRQIERGCDLLSATPGRLVDLIERGRISLGNVRFLVLDEADRMLDMGFEPQIRRIVLGEDMPDVFNRQTLMFSATFPQNIQMLAKDFLKEYVFLSVGRVGSTSENITQKIEYVEERDKQSVLLDVLAAMPTSGLTLIFVETKRMADMLSDFLIYSNVAATSIHGDRTQKEREYALDLFRSGRTSILVATAVAARGLDIPNVTHVVNYDLPSDIDDYVHRIGRTGRAGNTGHATAFFNRNNRNIVRDLIKLLQEAKQEIPSWLEMVASEGAFGGSARGGRGGRGGGGGRITGGGRGGSRDVRSGGSAFGSRPSGGYGGGYGGNSFYNGPPAPDSNSAATSWW from the coding sequence ATGAGCGTGCAGGATGGTGGTGCACCGAAGGCGCCGTCCAAGAAGGCTGTGCGCTATGTCCCGCCGCACATGCGCAACCAGCCTGCTGGTGCGACGCCACCGGGGgatgggcgcggcggaCGAGGCAGCTCCGCGTCGCTCCCGTCTGCGTTCAGCAGCGGCCGCCGCTTTGGaggtgctgctgctgagcCTTCTGCTGGTGGCGGCGGTGGTCGATGGGCTTCGATGGGAGGCGGCTTTGAGTCTGGCCGCGGCCGTCGCAACGACGGTTCCGGCGCCTGGAAAGACGGGAAGCATGTTACTGGCCCCCGAAATGAGCGCCATGAGCGCGATCTCTTTGGTATTTTGGATGATGGCACGACGCAGGGTACCGGTATCAACTTTGACAAGTACAGCGACATTCCTGTCGAGGCCACGGGCCGCGATGTGCCAGATCCCATCACAGAATTCACACATCCCCCTGTGGACGAGCACCTTATTTCCAATAtcacgctcgcgcgctaCAGCACGCCTACTCCCGTGCAGAAGTACTCGATTCCGATCGTGGGTGCCGGACGCGACCTGATGGGTTGTGCCCAGACTGGCTCTGGCAAAACGGGTGGGTTCCTTTTCCCCATTCTGTCTGCGCTCTTTACGCACGGTCCTCCGCCGCTGGAAGTGCCGCAGCAACCCACATACGGACGCGCGAAGGCATACCCTTCTGTACTTATTCTCGCGCCCACCCGCGAGCTTGTTTCGCAGATCCATgaggaggcgcgcaagtTCTGCTACCGCTCCTGGGTGCAGCCCGCTGTTGTATACGGCGGTGCAGATATCGGGTCCCAGCTCCGCCAAATTGAGCGCGGCTGCGATCTCCTCTCAGCCACTCCTGGCCGTCTTGTCGACTTGATTGAGCGCGGGCGTATCAGCTTGGGGAACGTGCGCTTCCTTGTTTTGGACGAGGCCGACCGCATGCTTGATATGGGTTTCGAGCCCCAGATCCGGCGCATTGTCCTTGGCGAGGACATGCCCGACGTGTTTAACCGCCAAACGCTCATGTTCTCGGCCACCTTCCCCCAGAACATCCAGATGCTCGCTAAAGACTTTTTGAAAGAGTATGTCTTCCTCTCAGTTGGTCGCGTCGGTTCCACCTCGGAGAACATTACACAGAAAATTGAGTACGTCGAGGAGCGGGACAAGCAGTCTGTTTtgctcgacgtgcttgcGGCCATGCCCACCTCTGGCCTCACGCTGATTTTCGTCGAGACTAAGCGCATGGCTGATATGCTCTCCGACTTTTTGATCTACTCGAATGTCGCCGCGACATCTATCCACGGTGACCGAAcgcaaaaagagcgcgagtATGCCTTGGACCTCTTCCGCTCGGGCCGCACATCGATCTTGGTCGCCACGGCTGTGGCCGCGCGTGGTCTCGATATTCCCAACGTTACCCACGTCGTGAACTACGACTTACCTTCGGACATTGACGACTATGTGCACCGTATCGGTCGTACCGGCCGTGCGGGCAATACCGGCCACGCAACCGCCTTCTTCAACCGCAACAACCGCAACATTGTGCGCGATCTGATTAAGCTGCTCCAGGAGGCGAAGCAGGAGATTCCTTCCTGGCTGGAGATGGTCGCGTCCGAGGGTGCCTTTGGCGGCAGCGCTCGTGGCGGCCGTGGCGGccgtggcggcggcggcggacGTATAACCGGCGGCGGCCGTGGCGGTTCCCGCGACGTGCGTTCTGGTGGTAGTGCGTTTGGCTCGCGCCCTAGCggcggctacggcggcGGCTACGGTGGCAACTCGTTTTACAATGGGCCGCCCGCGCCCGACAGCAACAGCGCTGCGACGTCGTGGTGGTAA
- a CDS encoding uncharacterized protein (EggNog:ENOG503PJ65) translates to MHTYTTHGGERASDEPQARHAFGRQPHIPMFTKMMLAPSLHPNTHFDPEHRFGISPGCTESPSGSLSSVSSMPSLHSMSFHGDATDVDDDDAEAELNIASKLDEPDDIALAALENDDDTIGDMDGVQSTAASWDATTSHSGSLARSWNNSTVHTPFPLHRSHSVPTQSALLTLRKGRVSELLAECDEMPHTTTPFGSTRLDTCASGGAADFDPDALPLPPTSQPAANATDSVPAVPSPLYQCISANAIDGDPKAEQDCNMRSKQHDNDGGSVHSRGRLRMVRFSTNPPSEIRTHSPVEYDRKACQPNHHFCGKDLEELRALDMPMELLASRWSALKQLVPHCTSDAPLCEDINVENTPKCAPATLDTARTAPLCAQSLRIMPADDTQVAQTRRARWDDMRSSHERRRGRSCSAVPEAKPRDPSCTSLLAPSIAARFGLDKPPPPLPGTPDAADLSPSSPPRSTECLTPPCPEQLCETRVPDMCDGGSEYDFVV, encoded by the coding sequence ATGCACACCTATACGACCCACGGTGGCGAGCGTGCGTCGGACGAGCCGCAAGCTCGCCACGCATTCGGCAGGCAACCACATATACCAATGTTTACGAAAATGATGCTCGCGCCAAGCCTGCACCCCAACACACACTTCGATCCCGAGCACAGGTTTGGCATTAGTCCTGGATGCACCGAGTCACCATCGGGGAGCCTCAGCAGCGTATCGAGCATGCCAAGCCTGCACAGCATGTCGTTCCATGGCGACGCGACCGATGTAgatgacgacgatgcagaggcGGAGCTGAATATTGCAAGCAAGCTCGACGAGCCAGACGACATTGCACTCGCCGCTCTGGAAAATGACGACGATACGATTGGAGATATGGACGGCGTGCAGAGCACTGCAGCCAGCTGGGATGCAACTACCAGCCACAGCGGCTCCCTAGCGCGTTCCTGGAATAATTCCACTGTACATACACCATTTCCACTTCACCGTTCGCACTCTGTGCCGACGCAGTCCGCGCTGCTTACTCTCCGCAAAGGCCGCGTGTCCGAGCTCTTGGCAGAATGCGACGAAATGCCGCACACTACAACACCTTTTGGCAGTACGCGATTGGATACGTGTGCGtcaggcggcgcggctgaTTTCGACCCCGACGCGCTGCCATTACCGCCCACATCGCAGCCTGCAGCGAATGCTACAGATAGCGTACCTGCTGTGCCTTCGCCATTGTACCAGTGCATTTCTGCAAACGCTATAGACGGCGATCCAAAAGCCGAGCAAGACTGCAACATGCGTTCGAAACAACACGACAATGATGGcggcagcgtgcacagccGCGGTCGATTGCGTATGGTGCGCTTCTCCACGAATCCTCCTTCAGAGATTCGTACACACAGCCCCGTGGAGTACGATCGGAAAGCGTGCCAGCCGAACCATCACTTTTGCGGCAAGGATCTggaggagctgcgtgcTTTGGACATGCCGATGGAGCTACTTGCCTCTCGCTGGTCCGCATTGAAGCAGCTCGTACCTCACTGCACCAGCGACGCACCATTGTGCGAGGACATAAACGTGGAGAATACACCGAAGTGTGCGCCAGCGACACTGGAcacagcgcgcacggcgcctcTGTGCGCTCAAAGCTTGCGCATTATGCCCGCGGATGACACGCAAGTAGCACagacacgccgcgcacgctgggACGATATGCGCTCATcgcacgagcggcgcagaggcCGCTCGTGCAGTGCCGTGCCCGAAGCAAAGCCACGCGATCCGAGCTGTACCtcgctgctcgcgccgtCCATCGCTGCACGGTTTGGCCTGGACAAGCCGCCCCCTCCATTGCCCGGCACACCAGACGCTGCGGACCTCAGCCCCAGCTCTCCACCGCGAAGTACCGAGTGCTTGACGCCTCCGTGCCCCGAGCAGCTTTGTGAAACCCGCGTCCCAGATATGTGCGACGGCGGTAGTGAATATGATTTTGTAGTTTAA
- the RPL11 gene encoding 60S ribosomal protein L11 (COG:J; EggNog:ENOG503NTW9; BUSCO:EOG09264X8J), with protein sequence MKELKVDKLVINISVGESGDRLTRATKVLEQLTGQTPVTSKARYTLRGFGIRRNEKIACHVTIRGAKAEEILERGLKVKEYELHRRNFSETGNFGFGITEHIDLGLKYDPGIGIFGMDFFVCMTRPGARVARRKSRASRVGYSHRVKKEETAAWYRQRFDGIIVR encoded by the exons ATGAAA GAGCTCAAGGTTGACAAGCTCGTCATCAACATTTCGGTCGGTGAGTCGGGTGACCGTCTCACCCGTGCGACcaaggtgctcgagcagctcacCGGCCAGACCCCCGTCACCAGCAAGGCCCGCTACACCCTCCGTGGTTTCGGTATTCGCCGTAATGAAAAGATTGCGTGCCACGTCACCATTCGCGGTGCCAAGGCCGAGGAGATCCTTGAGCGTGGCCTCAAGGTCAAGGAGTATGagctgcacaggcgcaaCTTCTCCGAGACTGGCAACTTTGGTTTCGGTATCACGGAGCACATTGACTTGGGTCTTAAGTACGACCCTGGTATTGGTATCTTTGGTATGGACTTCTTTGTATGCATGACCCGCCCTGGTGCtcgtgtcgcgcgccgcaagagcCGTGCTTCGCGCGTCGGCTACTCTCACCGTGTGAAGAAGGAAGAGACTGCCGCGTGGTACAGGCAGCGCTTTGACGGCATCATTGTGAGGTAA
- a CDS encoding uncharacterized protein (COG:G; EggNog:ENOG503NYMB; BUSCO:EOG09260BFE), with product MIRGLEGFLQGEQLLQSGKLLLLKNTRLGIDLSYYLRQLLSSANTAEPLVAGVGGQPLALVQHIESDLQLLEQHRIVPVFVLNGLSPAKRTRPFSYEDRRPGLRTSAWEAYEADNVALANQHFGASNSIHYPDLYRTVLRMLRHKRVEFLVAPYLAVGQLALLELHPKQYVHAIYGPLELLAFDHIERVILSIDVRAATFQFVSKAPLLRALQVTADDFLDVALLAGMEFCSTFPPLQDESTGVQQMVRGHPNIQAIAQLVKNARGGFNLCRQYADHPMVAKTAYLDQFCHARTMIKDVLVLSPESGTVVPLPLARAAAGGAHVSAGEIPSDLHEVFSFRLPDEVFLYLSRGMMSPSVLGSLLSGYVIEPAPLDGGQAKVYHRFVREFLTESPESPRCVAVALACAALHPFWRARKVAAVYWFQPGIDYPVPHEAPATQKLLARNEQWMVRASLLDEELRRQNSATIDFSFCLAATADEARAARTIAASEPNEPMQKKDEVVANAVWRFLSMRNILSEKHTHTVYGEALYAALQTLRVNDKLKEPLYLAIELIRAHVLNNAWYDGVAHSGGPSFGSEQEMQHMLLVMRAASLISLQCKPQKWDAPLSRELLVFNSFVKSLTRSLRSLVEMATLGLLLKGDARKPRVDGLDISLSLPFQTDTNTGMGILFKCYIDALYTLQGGAVKAGEEEEEEVKEAKDNIVEMLVETFDNVRDVPNELKRAFRFWEALMVAVQVLAGHGAIPAALAAQFEDANAWLRPMAP from the coding sequence ATGATCCGCGGACTTGAAGGATTTTTACAAggtgagcagctgctccaaAGCGGAAAGCTGCTATTGCTGAAGAATACGCGGCTGGGAATTGATCTCAGCTACTATCTTCGGCAGCTGCTCTCTTCGGCCAACACGGCCGAGCCGCTCGTCGCGGGAGTCGGTGGCcagccgctcgcgctggtCCAGCACATTGAGTCTGATTTGCAGCTTCTGGAGCAGCATCGGATTGTGCCCGTGTTTGTCCTGAACGGCCTCTCCCctgcgaagcgcacgcgacCCTTTAGCTACGAAGACCGGCGTCCCGGGCTGCGTACCAGTGCGTGGGAGGCGTACGAGGCAGACAAtgtggcgcttgcgaaCCAGCATTTTGGCGCAAGCAACAGCATCCATTACCCTGACCTGTACCGgaccgtgctgcgcatgctgcgtcACAAAAGAGTCGAGTTTCTCGTTGCGCCGTACCTGGCCGTCGgccagctcgcgctcctggaACTGCACCCCAAACAGTACGTGCATGCGATATACGGCCCCTTGGAACTGCTTGCTTTTGACCACATTGAGCGCGTTATTCTCAGCATCGATGTCCGCGCTGCGACGTTTCAGTTCGTGTCCAAAGCACCGCTCCTGCGGGCGCTGCAAGTAACTGCGGACGACTTTCTGGACGTGGCACTTCTCGCCGGCATGGAATTCTGCTCGACGTTTCCCCCGCTCCAGGACGAGTCGACTGGCGTGCAGCAAATGGTGCGTGGCCATCCCAACATCCAGGCCATCGCACAGCTGGTTaaaaatgcgcgcggcggcttCAACTTGTGCAGGCAGTATGCCGACCACCCAATGGTTGCCAAGACTGCGTACCTCGATCAGTTTTgccacgcgcgcacaaTGATCAAGGACGTGCTCGTGCTGAGCCCCGAGAGCGGCACCGtggtgccgctgccgcttgcacgcgctgccgcgGGTGGTGCGCACGTTTCCGCGGGCGAAATCCCCTCAGACTTGCACGAGGTCTTTTCTTTCCGTCTCCCCGACGAGGTCTTTTTGTATCTGTCGCGCGGGATGATGAGTCCCAGTGTGCTGGGCAGCCTGCTGAGTGGGTACGTCATTGAGCCAGCGCCTCTCGATGGCGGCCAGGCCAAAGTGTACCACCGCTTCGTTCGTGAGTTCCTTACCGAGTCGCCCGAGTcgccgcggtgcgtcgCAGTTGCCCTTGCGTGTGCGGCTTTGCATCCGTTTTGGCGTGCACGCAAAGTTGCAGCCGTATACTGGTTCCAGCCTGGCATTGACTACCCAGTGCCGCACGAGGCGCCTGCGACACAAAAGCTACTGGCACGGAACGAGCAGTGGATGGTGCGTGCTTCCTTGCTCGACGAAGAGCTCCGGCGACAGAACTCGGCCACGATCGACTTTTCCTTCTGTCTCGCGGCGACTGCCGACGaggctcgcgcagcgcgtacCATTGCTGCCAGCGAACCCAACGAGCCGATGCAAAAGAAAGACGAGGTGGTGGCAAATGCTGTGTGGCGCTTCTTGTCCATGCGCAACATCCTCTCTGAAAAACACACACACACCGTGTATGGCGAAGCATTgtatgccgcgctgcagacgctgcgtgtgAACGACAAGCTTAAGGAGCCGTTATACCTTGCGATAGAGCTGATCCGGGCGCATGTGCTGAACAACGCATGGTACGACGGCGTCGCCCACAGCGGTGGCCCGTCGTTTGGGAGCGAGCAGGAGATGCAGCACATGCTGCTTGtgatgcgcgctgcgagtCTCATTTCGCTCCAATGTAAGCCGCAAAAATgggacgcgccgctttcgcgcgagctgctcgtctTCAATTCCTTCGTCAAGTCCCTcacgcgctctttgcgttCGCTTGTGGAGATGGCGACGCTGGGCTTGTTGCTTaaaggcgatgcgcgcaagccgcgcgttGATGGCCTGGACATCTCGCTTAGCCTGCCGTTCCAAACGGACACGAATACGGGCATGGGCATTCTCTTCAAGTGCTACATCGATGCACTGTACACGCTGcagggcggcgcggtgaAAGCGGGtgaagaagaggaagaagaggtGAAGGAAGCCAAGGACAACATCGTGGAGATGCTTGTGGAGACGTTTGATAATGTACGTGACGTCCCGAACGAGCTCAAGCGTGCATTCCGATTCTGGGAGGCGCTGATGGTTGCGGTGCAAGTGCTGGCAGGCCATGGTGCGAttcctgcagcgcttgctgcCCAGTTTGAAGACGCGAATGCATGGCTGCGGCCCATGGCACCGTGA
- a CDS encoding non-specific serine/threonine protein kinase (EggNog:ENOG503NTWD; COG:T), giving the protein MAATADGAQVRETQAMHIQTHSTSQRRMLNQYVIEDEIGRGVYGCVRLARDTDTGERVAIKIVPRETRAKLGEQLRGGKTRTDAKVQHEIAILKSCSHPNLVALKEVVDDPRSRKLFLVLEYMDRGEIAWRDALGGPGMTVNKVRRAFRDTVAGLVYLHAQGIVHRDVKPANLLWNSEGITKISDFGVSHRLTGDVDTDQAALFKTAGSPAFFAPELCWSGEVGTAPRITGAIDVWALGVTLYCLLFGHPPFMAETEFGLFDVILKEDYALPGYMGADRVPIGGRGPRWGQGAGQGEDVQGALSDDALLVLDLLDRMLEKDAQRRITLDAVRQHPWVGDGAEERHVDGAAKQSPAATDAAVQPLEMHSAPCLSPRSLVTKHSPRPPLPTPPLASALGSSSTPNSPRRLVSTRIAPPTPTPRTPALQ; this is encoded by the coding sequence ATGGCAGCGACGGCAGATGGCGCGCaggtgcgcgagacgcAAGCAATGCATATCCAGACCCATTCCACGTCGCAGCGGCGTATGCTGAATCAGTACGTGATTGAGGATGAGATTGGGCGCGGTGTCTACGGCTGtgtgcgcttggcacgcgATACAGACACGGGCGAACGCGTGGCTATCAAAATCGTGCCGCGTGagacgcgcgccaagcttggcgagcagctgcgcggaGGAAAGACACGTACAGATGCCAAGGTGCAGCACGAAATTGCGATTCTAAAATCGTGCTCGCATCCGAACTTGGTCGCGCTCAAAGAAGTGGTGGACGACCCGCGGAGCCGCAAACTGTTTCTCGTGCTCGAGTACATGGATCGCGGCGAGATTGCttggcgcgatgcgcttggcgGGCCGGGGATGACAGTGAACAAggtgcgccgtgcatttCGCGATACGGTTGCGGGGCTTGTGTACTTGCATGCGCAGGGGATCGTGCATCGCGACGTCAAGCCGGCGAATCTGCTGTGGAATAGCGAGGGCATTACCAAGATTTCCGATTTTGGCGTATCGCATCGGCTTACCGGCGATGTAGATACAGATCAGGCGGCGCTGTTCAAGACCGCTGGCTCCCCGGCGTTCTTTGCGCCGGAGCTCTGCTGGAGCGGCGAAGTAGGaacggcgccgcggatTACCGGCGCAATCGACGTATGGGCACTGGGCGTCACGCTGTACTGCCTTTTGTTTGGGCACCCGCCGTTCATGGCCGAGACCGAGTTTGGTTTGTTTGATGTGATTCTAAAGGAGGACTACGCATTGCCGGGGTACATGGGAGCGGATCGTGTGCCGATTGGGGGAAGAGGACCTCGATGGGGACAGGGCGCTGGGCAAGGCGAGGATGTGCAGGGCGCATTGTCTGATGATGCATTACTTGTGTTGGATCTGCTCGATCGAATGCTGGAGAAGGATGCACAGCGACGCATCACTCTcgatgcggtgcgccaaCATCCGTGGGTAGGGGACGGGGCAGAGGAGCGGCATGTGGATGGCGCAGCGAAACAAAGCCCTGCCGCGACAGACGCTGCGGTGCAGCCTCTTGaaatgcacagcgcgccttgcctATCCCCCCGAAGCCTGGTCACGAAGCACTCGCCCCGTCCTCCTCTTCCAACCCCACCGCTCGCGTCCGCCCTTGGCTCTTCCTCCACGCCGAAttcgccgcggcgccttgTCTCTACACGTATCGCGCCGCCAACGCCAACTCCACGTACGCCTGCACTGCAATAG
- a CDS encoding carnitine O-acetyltransferase (EggNog:ENOG503NZD8; COG:I), with translation MRVFHTARATLPISVRHLSTSASVKMSKNAVLQRTGAATYGLQHTLPRLPIPDLKASIEKYLVSLEPILKQKEELGELSGSSASAELAKRRAWADELLAGVGPKLMQRLHDIDATTENNWFDDRFWLLKAYHEWRDPLLINSDWWLMFRPDKNTPAEVAEYAGDAPAYSAEALSVQRWENADWGFRRATWLTYQMALYKLALDLETVAPDASRAGAFCMHQYSRVFGVTRIPARPHDWNTSNNDFSVRHITVMVRDNIYSLDVFDDKGNIYPPDTIEQAFRAIVDDAKKADGAGIGVLTSEQRDTWALAREHLLSLGVQNQTNITSVQKSLFVVSLDSCVLGLPANAPRKTPGVEPSTADAQAMNTSGGGRFAHNRWFDKAITLTIEPNGRTGILGEHSPIDALIPSLLAEKILSVPCPPPGTPYGEKLEGVSLLEGKPAWNKLEFAVDDKLRTAIKTAEQNARKIMSESDIGLLWFDEYGAEWIKKVGRQAPDAYIQMALQVAYALVHGKQVPTYETASTRLYKHGRTDVIRSFSNESYALVKAIRDGKSAKEIYPLLTEATGAHSRQTRDNSFGKGIDRFMAGLRLMFRPEDDGQVPAMFSDPLFAESQSWVLSTSGLSAGNDFVGTGFGCGFADGFGTNYLAGSKVLKFGIEAKRSNPKGNGEPVLLYKNSIVDALRLLRKIVEDGAPQEEPGKAKL, from the coding sequence ATGCGCGTATTCCATACTGCGCGTGCTACTCTACCCATATCCGTGCGTCACCTATCTACAAGTGCAAGTGTTAAGATGAGCAAGAATGCcgttctgcagcgcactggCGCGGCAACCTATGgcctgcagcacacgctgcCCAGGTTGCCGATTCCCGATCTGAAAGCGTCGATCGAAAAGTACCTCGTGAGCTTGGAGCCCATTTTGAAGCAGAAAGAAGAGCTGGGCGAGCTGAGTGGCAGCTCAGCTTCTGCGGAGCTGgccaagcgtcgcgcgtggGCAGACGAGCTCCTCGCGGGTGTCGGCCCCAAACTGATGCAGCGATTGCACGATATCGACGCAACGACGGAGAACAACTGGTTTGACGACCGCTTCTGGCTGCTCAAGGCATACCATGAATGGCGCGATCCCCTCCTGATCAACTCGGACTGGTGGCTCATGTTCCGCCCCGACAAGAACACGCCCGCAGAGGTTGCCGAGTACGCTGGTGATGCACCGGCGTACAGCGCCGAGGCACTCAGCGTCCAGCGGTGGGAGAACGCCGACTGGGGCTTCCGCCGTGCCACTTGGCTTACCTACCAAATGGCGTTGTACAAATTGGCCCTTGATCTCGAGACCGTGGCGCCggatgcgtcgcgcgccggcgcattTTGTATGCACCAATACTCGCGAGTCTTTGGCGTCACGCGTATTCCTGCGCGCCCCCACGACTGGAACACGTCGAACAATGATTTCAGTGTGCGCCACATTACTGTAATGGTGCGAGACAATATTTACAGTCTCGACGTGTTCGACGACAAGGGAAATATTTACCCTCCTGACACCATCGAGCAGGCGTTCCGTGCGATTGTGGACGATGCAAAGAAGGCCGACGGTGCAGGCATTGGCGTCCTCACcagcgagcagcgcgatacgtgggcgctcgcgcgcgagcaccTCTTGTCGCTTGGCGTGCAGAACCAAACGAACATTACGTCGGTGCAAAAAAGTCTGTTCGTCGTGTCTCTTGACTCGTGCGTGCTTGGCCTGCCggccaatgcgccgcgcaaaactCCGGGTGTTGAGCCGTCGACTGCGGATGCACAGGCAATGAACACTtcgggcggcggccgcTTTGCGCACAACCGCTGGTTCGACAAGGCGATTACGCTGACCATCGAGCCCAATGGCCGCACCGGTATACTTGGCGAGCACTCGCccatcgatgcgctcatTCCTTCACTGCTTGCCGAAAAGATTCTGAGCGTGCCTTGCCCGCCGCCGGGTACGCCGTACGGCGAGAAGCTTGAAGGTGTTTCGCTTTTGGAAGGGAAGCCTGCCTGGAACAAGCTTGAGTTTGCTGTGGACGACAAGCTGCGAACTGCGATCAAGACTGCCGAGCAGAACGCACGGAAGATTATGAGCGAGTCGGACATTGGGCTGCTCTGGTTCGACGAGTACGGTGCCGAGTGGATCAAAAAGGTCggccgccaagcgccggACGCGTACATCCAAATGGCACTCCAAGTTGCCTacgcgcttgtgcacggcAAGCAAGTTCCCACCTACGAGACGGCAAGCACGCGTCTGTACAAGCACGGGCGCACTGACGTCATCCGCAGCTTTAGCAACGAGTCGTACGCGCTGGTCAAGGCGATTCGCGATGGCAAGTCAGCCAAGGAGATTTATCCTTTGCTGACCGAGGCCACAGGCGCACACTCGCGTCAAACGCGCGACAACTCGTTCGGCAAGGGCATCGATCGCTTCATGGCTGGACTTCGTCTTATGTTCCGCCCGGAAGACGACGGCCAAGTCCCGGCGATGTTCAGCGATCCTTTGTTCGCCGAGTCCCAGTCATGGGTGCTCAGTACCTCGGGTCTCTCTGCGGGTAACGACTTTGTGGGCACTGGGTTTGGCTGTGGATTCGCCGATGGGTTCGGTACCAACTACCTTGCTGGCTCAAAGGTGCTCAAGTTTGGTATCGAGGCGAAGCGCTCCAATCCCAAGGGCAATGGCGAGCCGGTGCTTTTGTACAAGAACAGTATTGTCGATGCCctgcgtcttttgcgcaagaTTGTCGAAgatggcgcgccgcaggagGAGCCGGGAAAGGCCAAGTTGTAA
- the BEM3_2 gene encoding Rho GTPase activating protein (TransMembrane:1 (o60-81i); EggNog:ENOG503NVRI; COG:T), with protein MASQQDEAEEGPTLYAASPYFAADTMRRERRAEAAARRRAYGQRHPLFFGTARRIADPSLLTVLVLLLGLAYVFLPFGSLFGRYGDAARGGFFPSTIISIGAPNMPAQKTFTLGARTKGCHLVQSEVDAEVRDIMRGVKAGILTLFILHTSAALSLNENFDRDVRSDMDMALDHAVPEDLPWRHTDEGPDDSASHTKASLIGPSLTIPITDGRMNLGTWQGVVRAVVYLRSTCVNSDVQSMRDVL; from the exons ATGGCATCACAGCAAGACGAGGCAGAAGAGGGCCCGACGCTGTACGCAGCGTCGCCGTACTTTGCAGCGGATACTATGCGCCGCGAACGCCGTGCCGaggctgcagcgcggcgtcgtgcatACGGACAACGCCACCCGCTTTTTTTCGGCACGGCACGCAGGATTGCAGACCCAAGTTTGCTGAcggtgcttgtgcttctCCTTGGGCTTGCCTACGTGTTTCTCCCGTTTGGCTCGCTTTTTGGGAGGTACGgtgatgcggcgcgtggcggTTTTTTCCCATCCACCATCATCTCCATAGGCGCACCCAACATGCCTGCCCAGAAAACGTTTACActcggcgcacgcaccaaAGGATGCCACCTCGTGCAAAGCGAAGTCGACGCGGAGGTGCGCGATATCATGCGTGGCGTCAAGGCTGGTATTCTGACGCTCTTTATCCTGCACACGAGTGCCGCGCTCTCGCTGAACGAAAATTTTGACAGGGATGTCCGCTCGGATATGGATATG GCACTCGACCATGCGGTCCCAGAGGATTTGCCTTGGCGCCACACGGACGAAGGGCCGGACGACTCGGCGTCGCATACCAAGGCGTCGCTTATTGGACCGTCGTTGACGATCCCTATTACGGATGGGCGCATGAATCTCGGGACGTGGCAGGGTGTGGTACGTGCCGTTGTCTACTTACGCAGTACCTGTGTGAATTCCGACGTGCAAAGCATGCGCGACGTATTGTAG